Part of the Lotus japonicus ecotype B-129 chromosome 6, LjGifu_v1.2 genome, GTCCTTGGAGAGGTTTGGGTGCACTGAGCAAGGCCTAGGAAGAATTTGTCctcagaaaaaataattttgttggCTACAAATATATCAGAAAATAATCTTTGTGCTTTAACGTTTCAAAACACTAAGAAGTGATATATAAAACAATATGTTTCAGGGTAAAATGTGATGGTCACTTGCCCATATTACAAAATAGTATCACATGCTCAAATATATTCAACAATTAATTATTATCAAAATTGTCTACCACTGCTTTAAGTTGTATTACAGAATGGTGGCACAAGTCTACTTACAAACCTAATCTATTGTAGTAGTTACAGGTATTATCAATTGGCAGCAGCAACACACAAATGAGAACCAACAAAGTAGAGAtaacaaaaaataagaaatgaactTATTGTTTTTTGTCAAATCTGATTTCAGGAAAGGAAGTACCTAATATTTGGACTAACCTCACCTCCACCAGTGCAATAGGCTGCTCactaagagaaaaagaagggaaaatGTGATCCAATTTCCCTTGACCATTCTGGGAGTTATTTCTATGTGGAAGGACAACCACTGAATCGATTTGCTGCCCATACTGCAGTTGCCGCATTGCTACTTCCGCCAGCAAGCCCTACCCCTATGCTTCTAATGCAGTTTCATGAAACTATCAATGCATTGCCACTTTCACCTATTCCTTGCAAACTTTCTCCTTTGTCACTGACTACCGGTGAGTTTTTCAATATATGGGTTGTGATCTTCGAAGGGACTGAGCTGATGATTTGTGCTGCAACCATGCTTTAAGTTTCCTGTCCAGGTCTTCTGCTGGCATCCATTGCTCGGTTTCAAGTTCTCAACTCCAACAAATGATACCAAGCCATTGTAGAAATTCCTACCAGGTTGCTGCATCAGAAAATGGGAGCCACCTACACAAAAAATTCAAATCCATGTTAATTAGCTAGTCATCTAAACAGCAAAAAAATTGCTAAATGATATTTATCTTCATGCATGATCTGTTATTTAGAAACATGTATCTTCATTTTCAATCCTGGGAAAGAAAAGTAGGTTGCCATAAAACAACTATACATGTATGGTGAAATCAATTATCTAACAACTCCTGGGAACAAAATAAGAAATAGAGGCCACATGTTCCCAGCCATTGAACTTTGTTATTCTGAACAGAAAGACATCTTTTACACGAGTCTACGGAATTtattagaaattaggaggcctatactcaaccacaaaagctagctcaagagttgaggtttgcactacccttataaagcttatcttggctctatctctagccaatgtgggacttctaacacaccccctcacgtccaggattgaacagactggaacgtgggattaacaacgggtggcccaataatgggaggtctccacaacaaatggatctaggataggctctgataccatattagaaattaggaggcctatactcaaccacaaaagctagctcaagagttgaggtttgcactacccttataaagcttatcttggctctatctctagccaatgtgggacttctaacagaaTTGCTGAAAAATTGTACCAAATCATTACGAAAATCAATAGTCATATAAACGCAGTAATCAATTGAGCTTGGGGAGGGATGTTCACGTCTCGACCAATTGAATTCTCGCCCGAATTAGGCGGTATCATCTTCAAAGCGCGTCGATTAATGCATGCTGCGGCAGCGATTTGAGTCAAGACTCGGAATGCAGTTGAGGTCAGAGCTTAGCGTGACAGTGGAGGAGCGGAGACGACTGTGGACCAACAACTTCATCAAACATCACTATGGAGGGGAAacacgagagagagagagagagagattgataATGGAAAACTCGCAGCTGTGGTCAAAGCTTAGGCGCCGCTTGCCATGGTGAGAATTGGGGAACGGTTTTGATTTCAGTGATATCATATCATTAGGCGTCGTCCAAGGGTTTAGAAGGTTTTGTTAATGGATTTGTAGAGGTTGAATCTTTGAGAAGAATACAACATGACACGTAAGTGAAAATGCTGAGCTGGATAGTGTTGCTAGTAGTATAAAATATGAGGTGTCGCCGTTATATTCCGCGCTTCTGAatctatatattaataaataaactaGATGCTTCTCATAAATACAGAAATGCCGGTATGACCAATCCCTTTCAACATGAAATGTATGCAAAATGACCTCAAATCtcttatgctttgtttggtagCGAAGATGGAGATagggaagagagagtagagaagagagaagttgagtagagagaaatagcgTCTACATATACAACCAAATCTAAAAAGTCACATTAGCGTCGGCTTTCTTGTCAAGTAAATAGCGTCCGACTATCGTTGACTTTACCGATGCTAATTTTTAGTGACATCCTAGAGGCCGATGCTAAAAATTAGCTTTAACTATTTTAGCGTCAACCACGACATTAAGGCTAAGTTGGCGCTAAATCGGATTCAGTGTGGGCTTTTACGTCATTAGCATCAGCTTTTGGCTGACTCTAATCACCGATTTTCTTGTAGTGTTATTACCTTATTAGAATGATAAGATCAGCTCTACAAATATCTAATCATTTATGGGATTGCTTTCGGGGACAAAATATCATACTAAGCTAATAGCATGGAGGCCTTCCTACTCCTCCTCCCTTGAAAGTAAAGTGATTCCTAAGTTTTCCAGATCACAGGACGGGTGCACTTGTGGTTGAGTAGCAAGTGCCATTTTGATATCTGGTTTCAAAACAGGGATCATAGATGCCTAACAAATTAAGGTTAATGGGTTCTTGTGTGAGGGACATGATAGAAATATAAGCTATTGGGTTATTTGGTTAATTTATGATCCAATTGTTATTGATGCCAACTTTGTCTGTCAATAATTATGGTAATGGACTTGCTGCATAATATTTCCTCAAACATGTATTTAGTATGTTCATTTTTAACCTTTAGAACACCATTTTGATTAATGCCCTTCTTTCAAGTTGCCCTTTAATTCACTTCACACTGAAATTAGAAAAGAAAATTGTATTTTCCTTTCTACATAATTACAAGCAGAAATTCTTAGAGTAGTGTTTATATATAGGCCTACTAGTTTGTCTGTAATCTGTAGTGTAGACTAATTGTATTGTAGCATAACTGCTTGTAGCATCACAGTTACTCTTAGACTATGTGCAACATCAACAAACTACACTAAGAAactgctatttttttttccttctcccTTTTTCTCCcaaaaaattaaagaattttTTATAGGACAAATACAATCCATCACATGTTCTGTAGCCTTCAGTAGTCTCTATGAAAACAAAGCATTGCTTTCTTCAACTCATATTATCTCCATTTCAGAACCTCTTTCTGTGCTTTCAAACCCAACCTTCTCCCTCCTCACACTTCCCCCAAGTTCTTTCCTTTTAACAAGCCAGGAACTGAGTACCAACAATGCATTGCCAATGGAATCTCTCCTTGTGCTTAAACTTTATCAAGAGATACACTGTATTTTCATCCTCTAAGCTATTATCTCCTTTTTGCCAATTGGAATGTCCTTTTCAAGAAATGATTTGCAGATCTGTCATTTCTATGGCACAACACCCTCAATATTGTGTTTGGGTCTGATCTATTCCACCTTCCTGTAGTAGGAGGCATTGGCAATTTCAGCCCATTACCCATCATTCCTATCCCACTTGTCTCACATGTCACAATGCTGAAATCTTCCATCAACTGTTCAGTGTTCTGGCTCATCAATGCTATGACACCCTCCACCACTGCAGCCTCTCTGTCCACCACATGCTCCGCTATCAACCCTTCCCCGCAGGCGCAGAAAACGCGGTTCAAGCTCTCAAAATCCTCTTGGATCATCACATGATCAGACCTTTGAAACACCCTTGAGCTCCCACCAGCAAGCAAAACCATGAGGAATGCATCGAAAGAGGCCTTCATCACTTCCTTCATTGCAAGAGGCTGTGCTTTATCTGCCAGCATTGTGGTCATCAGTGTGATGTTCTGCTTGAGAATCCTTAATGCCGGTCGAATGCGAGCGTTGGCCACATCTCCAACATAGAGGCTGTCATAGAAGACTGAGTTGGAGTCGAGGAATATGAGACGGTATGCCGCGACTTCTGAGACATGTTGACATGCTGCTGGAATGGAGGAGAGTACTATTTCAAAATATGAACCGTGGTTGCTTTGAGTCCTGATGTTGTTCGAGAACCGGCGGTTCCTGTTTGAAGGAGCTACACAAGGGTTCTGAGAGAGTGCTTTTTCAAGGGACtgaatgtgagaaagaagataGTGTAAGGTGTTGAGACGAATGTAGAGGCGCTGTGTGCCGCGGCTAGTAGATGGTTTTGGATGATGACCTTGATTTGTTCCATTTATGTGTTCTAGCTCTAATAAACTAGCACCACAGGGAGCAGCTCTCTTCCACAGCTTGATGAACTTTGAATCCCGGTTGCATCTGGTTAGTGGGGGAAGTGAAGGAATATAGCTCTGTTTTGTACCTGAAAGTGAAAAAAGTTTAGACCCCTTTTTATTGGTAAATTTCTGCTACAAGCTTTTAGTGGTAGATCCCTGAGTCTAAACTTTTAAGCAATGTAAATAACAATGGTAGGCATTTTGCCAGTCCAATTGTGGCTATTTGTGAACTAAGTGAGTCTAACACTTTTGCTATGTTTTATTCTCTAGATAAATATATTTGTTAGAATGTTAAATATCTTGTTGACCCCgttattataatataaaattgaaTTTCAGCACAAGTAAGATGAGCCTGTGCATTGGTCATGCAATAGCCAATTTGGCATCTAGTAAAGGAACTTGCACCAGCCCAACAGATTAGGCTAATGGGATCTGGCGTGAGCAGTCTTGTTAGGAACATAAACTATCGAATGTGTCTTATTCAAAAATTTAAACTCTTGAGATAGTTGATTTGTGATAGTGTTCAAGGTACATACCACAAGCTGCAACAAACATCATGTAGTCCTGGAAGAGACTTTCTAGTCCATCAGCAAGATCTTGAACTAAATCTTCTGTTATTCCTATTGGAATTTGAAAGAATTGTTCCACAGTTGTCTTGCCCAATTTCATCAGCTCTGCTGCTGTTTGTGCGTATGGCTCTGATTTGGACTTTGGATTCCATGTctgaagcaaaagagaaaagaaattagAAATCATAAATCACAAATTTGTGATCTAAACACTTCCTTAGTTGTGCTCTCCAATTTAATCTTTGAAGGTAAGAAGACCACAAAGCCAAAACTTACTTCTGTATCTTTTGCTCTTTGCAAGTACTCCTTGCCTTTGTGCATTGATTCATGTATCCATTTTCTCAGAAGGTTCACTATGATTGAATCAACTTCATAAGGAACCATCTCCCTCACAACTGTCTTACCATTATCCTCACCCTCATTTGAGTCTTCAACAACCATTTGGAGCAAACCCTTTTCAAGCTTTTCAGCCCTCTGCAACACCTCAACTGTTTCATAAGTCAGTGAGGTCACTTCACTTAAATATTGCCTCAACACATTCCCATAGCAGTTGTGCAACATCAAGGCTGCAACTGCACCAGCTGCTGAGTGCCACTTCTTCAGCACTGGACTAAAATTTTCTCTTTCCTTCAGTGCCAAATTTTCTGTCTCCTGAGCTAAATGAAGCAGAATTTCACTTAGATCTCCCTTGTTTTCCAATTCAGCAGACTTGGCATTCACTTCCTCTATCACCTAGGACTCATGATAAAGATAAACACATTATGACtaaacaaaataagaaaaaaagatattatcaaaaaaaaaatatattatcaaaaataagaaaaaaagaaacacTAAAGGTACGTA contains:
- the LOC130725960 gene encoding protein unc-13 homolog, with product MGQQTHREFFSAPLSSQHHHHHHHHYHGYHQDPRLLELTHKNETETNLVSPFGKLEGLSEGDIRESAYEIFFMACRSSPGFGGRQAHSFNLNNREKSSHVVMSPTSKVKRTLGLKMLKRSPSRRMVSGSNDEGSPVGGGSPYHHTMPSLRPRRPMTSAEIMRQQMRVTEHNDNRLRKTLMRTLVGQVGKRAETIILPLELLRHLKPSEFSDSHEYHMWQKRQLKVLEVGLLKHPSITVEKSNTFAMRLRDIIRIGEAKTIDTGKNSDTLRTLCNSVVSLAWRGPNGTSTDVCHWADGFPFNIHLYTSLLLAIFDNRDEALVLDEVDELLELMKKTWSILGITRPIHNVCFTWVLFHQYIATGQVEPDLLCASHAMLAEVAIDAKKERESLYLKLLTSVLTSMQGWAEKRMLHYHERFPRGTIGQIENLLPVVLSVAKILGEDLIISDARGEGGEKGDVTIVDSSGDRVDYYIRSSMQNAFDKVIEEVNAKSAELENKGDLSEILLHLAQETENLALKERENFSPVLKKWHSAAGAVAALMLHNCYGNVLRQYLSEVTSLTYETVEVLQRAEKLEKGLLQMVVEDSNEGEDNGKTVVREMVPYEVDSIIVNLLRKWIHESMHKGKEYLQRAKDTETWNPKSKSEPYAQTAAELMKLGKTTVEQFFQIPIGITEDLVQDLADGLESLFQDYMMFVAACGTKQSYIPSLPPLTRCNRDSKFIKLWKRAAPCGASLLELEHINGTNQGHHPKPSTSRGTQRLYIRLNTLHYLLSHIQSLEKALSQNPCVAPSNRNRRFSNNIRTQSNHGSYFEIVLSSIPAACQHVSEVAAYRLIFLDSNSVFYDSLYVGDVANARIRPALRILKQNITLMTTMLADKAQPLAMKEVMKASFDAFLMVLLAGGSSRVFQRSDHVMIQEDFESLNRVFCACGEGLIAEHVVDREAAVVEGVIALMSQNTEQLMEDFSIVTCETSGIGMMGNGLKLPMPPTTGRWNRSDPNTILRVLCHRNDRSANHFLKRTFQLAKRR